A single genomic interval of Acidovorax sp. 1608163 harbors:
- a CDS encoding peroxidase-related enzyme, translating to MTSPRYPHPDLNTLPQDIQDRILAVQDKAGFIPNVFLAFARRPAEWRAFFAYHDALMLKEGGSLTKGEREMIVTTTSAANQCLYCVVAHGAILRIYEKKPLVADQVAVNYRKADISPRQRAMLDFAMKVCQQSHAIEEADFSALHAHGFDDEDIWDIAAITAFFGLSNRMASFAGMMPNPEFYAMGRLPKAPQ from the coding sequence GTGACATCCCCCCGCTACCCGCATCCCGATCTGAACACCCTGCCGCAAGACATCCAGGACCGCATCTTGGCGGTGCAAGACAAGGCGGGTTTCATCCCCAACGTGTTCCTGGCCTTTGCGCGCCGCCCGGCCGAGTGGCGGGCCTTCTTCGCGTACCACGATGCACTCATGCTCAAAGAAGGAGGCAGCCTGACCAAGGGCGAGCGCGAGATGATCGTCACCACCACCAGCGCAGCCAACCAGTGCCTGTATTGCGTGGTGGCCCACGGCGCCATCTTGCGCATCTACGAAAAAAAGCCGCTGGTGGCCGACCAGGTGGCGGTGAACTACCGCAAGGCCGACATCAGCCCGCGCCAGCGCGCCATGCTTGACTTTGCGATGAAGGTGTGCCAGCAGTCGCATGCCATCGAAGAGGCCGACTTCAGCGCACTGCACGCCCACGGCTTTGACGATGAAGACATCTGGGACATTGCGGCCATCACGGCGTTCTTTGGCCTCTCCAACCGCATGGCGAGCTTTGCCGGGATGATGCCAAACCCCGAGTTTTATGCGATGGGCCGCTTACCCAAGGCGCCCCAGTGA
- a CDS encoding SDR family oxidoreductase: MAYSIDLSGRVAFVTGASSGLGAQFARTLARAGAGVVLASRRIEKLKELRARIEGEGGDAHVVELDVTDHDSIKSAVAHAETEMGSIDILVNNSGVSTTQRIQDVTPEDYDFIFDTNVKGAFFVAQEVGKRMLARSRGAAPGSFTGGRIINIASMAGLKVLPQIGAYCMSKAAVVQMTRAMALEWGKFGINTNAICPGYIDTEINHHHWQTEQGQKLVNMLPRKRVGSPEDLDALLVMLSSDQSHFINGAVIAADDGFAV; the protein is encoded by the coding sequence ATGGCATACAGCATCGACTTGTCCGGCCGCGTGGCTTTTGTGACCGGCGCTTCCAGCGGGCTGGGCGCACAGTTTGCCCGCACCCTGGCGCGTGCTGGCGCGGGCGTGGTGCTGGCCAGCCGCCGCATCGAAAAGCTCAAGGAGTTGCGTGCCCGCATCGAAGGCGAGGGCGGCGACGCCCATGTGGTGGAGCTGGACGTGACGGACCACGACTCCATCAAGTCTGCCGTGGCGCACGCCGAGACGGAGATGGGCTCCATCGACATCCTGGTCAACAACTCGGGCGTGAGCACCACCCAGCGCATCCAGGATGTGACGCCCGAGGACTACGACTTCATCTTCGACACCAATGTGAAGGGCGCCTTCTTTGTGGCGCAAGAGGTGGGCAAGCGCATGCTGGCCCGCTCGCGCGGCGCGGCGCCCGGCAGCTTCACGGGGGGGCGCATCATCAACATTGCGTCCATGGCGGGCCTGAAGGTGCTGCCGCAAATTGGCGCGTATTGCATGAGCAAGGCCGCCGTGGTGCAGATGACGCGCGCCATGGCGCTGGAGTGGGGCAAGTTTGGCATCAACACCAACGCCATCTGCCCTGGCTACATCGACACCGAAATCAACCACCACCACTGGCAGACCGAACAAGGCCAGAAGCTGGTGAACATGCTGCCGCGCAAGCGCGTGGGCAGCCCCGAAGATCTGGACGCGCTGCTGGTGATGCTGTCCAGTGACCAAAGCCATTTCATCAACGGTGCGGTGATTGCGGCAGACGACGGCTTTGCGGTTTGA